The Rhododendron vialii isolate Sample 1 chromosome 6a, ASM3025357v1 genome includes a window with the following:
- the LOC131329388 gene encoding O-fucosyltransferase 7-like isoform X1 encodes MQQKWRWRTLGVLRRLLSCAIGSIGLLALLFAHVRLFPSSQVPNLPDSYKLPMQQEIGLGGERNWMVEVAPPHLSRSPLPPHKLDGASGNLDLDKLWKQPQKQDFVPCVEPSSTYKSTGETRGYLLVHTNGGLNQMRAGICDMVAVAHILNATLVVPELDKRSFWQDTSNFSDVFDEDHFITSLANDVEVIRKLPQELATATRAVKHFRSWSGVDYYQDEIASLWEDYQVIRAAKSDSRLANNNLPPDIQKLRCRACYEALRFSPRIEAMGKLLVDRMRSYGPYIALHLRYEKDMLAFSGCTHDLSPQEADDLKLIRENTVYWKVKEIDSMEQRAKGYCPLTPKEVGIFLTALGFPSITPIYIAAGEIYGGDSHMAELQSRYPLLMNKEKLASAEELGPFINHSSQMAALDYIVSVESDIFIPSYSGNMARAVEGHRRFLGHRKTISPDRKALVHLFDKIEQGTLKEGRKLSTRVIELHKRRQGSPRKRKGPISGTRGTDRFRSEEAFYVNPLPDCLCHKASFTLNTSVMIQ; translated from the exons atgcAGCAGAAGTGGAGGTGGAGGACGTTGGGAGTACTTCGGAGGTTGCTATCGTGCGCCATAGGATCGATAGGCCTACTGGCTCTCCTCTTCGCCCACGTACGCCTATTCCCTTCCTCCCAAGTGCCCAACTTACCTGACTCCTACAAGCTCCCCATG cAACAAGAAATTGGATTGGGAGGAGAGCGGAACTGGATGGTAGAAGTGGCGCCACCCCATTTGTCGAGATCTCCTCTCCCTCCtcacaag TTGGATGGTGCAAGTGGGAATTTGGATTTAGACAAGCTATGGAAGCAACCGCAAAAGCAAGATTTTGTGCCCTGTGTTGAGCCAAGTTCAACCTACAAAA GTACTGGAGAGACTCGAGGTTACCTCCTTGTTCATACGAATGGTGGGCTAAATCAAATGCGAGCTGGG ATATGTGACATGGTTGCCGTCGCCCATATTCTAAATGCTACTCTTGTAGTTCCAGAACTTGATAAACGCTCATTTTGGCAGGACACTAG TAATTTCTCTGATGTATTCGATGAGGACCATTTTATCACTTCCTTGGCGAATGATGTAGAAGTCATTAGAAAGCTTCCTCAGGAACTGGCTACTGCAACTAGAGCAGTTAAGCACTTTAGAAGCTGGTCTGGTGTTGATTATTACCAGGATGAGATAGCTAGCTTGTGGGAAGATTATCAG GTTATTCGAGCAGCTAAGTCAGATTCTCGATTGGCAAACAATAATCTTCCTCCGGACATTCAGAAGTTACGCTGTCGTGCTTGTTATGAAGCCCTCCGTTTTTCACCACGTATTGAAGCCATGGGAAAA TTGTTGGTGGATCGTATGAGGTCTTATGGTCCATATATTGCTTTGCATTTACGATATGAAAAGGATATGCTTGCCTTCAGTGGATGCACTCATGATTTATCTCCACAAGAAGCTGATGACCTAAAGTTAATCAG GGAGAACACTGTGTATTGGAAAGTAAAGGAAATCGATTCTATGGAACAGAGAGCCAAAGGATATTGCCCCTTGACTCCAAAGGAGGTTGGAATATTCCTCACTGCTCTGGGTTTCCCTTCAATCACCCCTATATATATTGCTGCTGGAGAGATATATGGGGGTGATTCTCATATGGCCGAACTGCAATCACGCTATCCTTTATTAATGAACAAG GAAAAACTGGCATCAGCGGAGGAGCTAGGGCCTTTTATCAACCATTCTTCTCAAATGGCTGCTTTGGATTACATTGTCTCCGTTGAGAGCGATATATTTATTCCTTCGTACTCTGGAAACATGGCAAGGGCAGTTGAAGGTCATCGTCGATTCCTTGGACATAGGAAAACTATTTCCCCTGACAG gAAAGCCCTTGTTCACCTTTTTGACAAAATAGAGCAGGGAACACTGAAGGAAGGCAGAAAGCTTTCCACTCGCGTTATTGAACTCCACAAACGACG GCAAGGGTCCCCAAGGAAGAGAAAAGGGCCCATTTCAGGAACAAGGGGCACCGATAGGTTTCGGTCGGaagaagcattttatgtgaacccTTTACCGGATTGTTTGTGTCACAAGGCATCGTTTACATTGAATACATCTGTTATGATACAGTAG
- the LOC131329388 gene encoding O-fucosyltransferase 7-like isoform X2, whose amino-acid sequence MQQKWRWRTLGVLRRLLSCAIGSIGLLALLFAHQQEIGLGGERNWMVEVAPPHLSRSPLPPHKLDGASGNLDLDKLWKQPQKQDFVPCVEPSSTYKSTGETRGYLLVHTNGGLNQMRAGICDMVAVAHILNATLVVPELDKRSFWQDTSNFSDVFDEDHFITSLANDVEVIRKLPQELATATRAVKHFRSWSGVDYYQDEIASLWEDYQVIRAAKSDSRLANNNLPPDIQKLRCRACYEALRFSPRIEAMGKLLVDRMRSYGPYIALHLRYEKDMLAFSGCTHDLSPQEADDLKLIRENTVYWKVKEIDSMEQRAKGYCPLTPKEVGIFLTALGFPSITPIYIAAGEIYGGDSHMAELQSRYPLLMNKEKLASAEELGPFINHSSQMAALDYIVSVESDIFIPSYSGNMARAVEGHRRFLGHRKTISPDRKALVHLFDKIEQGTLKEGRKLSTRVIELHKRRQGSPRKRKGPISGTRGTDRFRSEEAFYVNPLPDCLCHKASFTLNTSVMIQ is encoded by the exons atgcAGCAGAAGTGGAGGTGGAGGACGTTGGGAGTACTTCGGAGGTTGCTATCGTGCGCCATAGGATCGATAGGCCTACTGGCTCTCCTCTTCGCCCAC cAACAAGAAATTGGATTGGGAGGAGAGCGGAACTGGATGGTAGAAGTGGCGCCACCCCATTTGTCGAGATCTCCTCTCCCTCCtcacaag TTGGATGGTGCAAGTGGGAATTTGGATTTAGACAAGCTATGGAAGCAACCGCAAAAGCAAGATTTTGTGCCCTGTGTTGAGCCAAGTTCAACCTACAAAA GTACTGGAGAGACTCGAGGTTACCTCCTTGTTCATACGAATGGTGGGCTAAATCAAATGCGAGCTGGG ATATGTGACATGGTTGCCGTCGCCCATATTCTAAATGCTACTCTTGTAGTTCCAGAACTTGATAAACGCTCATTTTGGCAGGACACTAG TAATTTCTCTGATGTATTCGATGAGGACCATTTTATCACTTCCTTGGCGAATGATGTAGAAGTCATTAGAAAGCTTCCTCAGGAACTGGCTACTGCAACTAGAGCAGTTAAGCACTTTAGAAGCTGGTCTGGTGTTGATTATTACCAGGATGAGATAGCTAGCTTGTGGGAAGATTATCAG GTTATTCGAGCAGCTAAGTCAGATTCTCGATTGGCAAACAATAATCTTCCTCCGGACATTCAGAAGTTACGCTGTCGTGCTTGTTATGAAGCCCTCCGTTTTTCACCACGTATTGAAGCCATGGGAAAA TTGTTGGTGGATCGTATGAGGTCTTATGGTCCATATATTGCTTTGCATTTACGATATGAAAAGGATATGCTTGCCTTCAGTGGATGCACTCATGATTTATCTCCACAAGAAGCTGATGACCTAAAGTTAATCAG GGAGAACACTGTGTATTGGAAAGTAAAGGAAATCGATTCTATGGAACAGAGAGCCAAAGGATATTGCCCCTTGACTCCAAAGGAGGTTGGAATATTCCTCACTGCTCTGGGTTTCCCTTCAATCACCCCTATATATATTGCTGCTGGAGAGATATATGGGGGTGATTCTCATATGGCCGAACTGCAATCACGCTATCCTTTATTAATGAACAAG GAAAAACTGGCATCAGCGGAGGAGCTAGGGCCTTTTATCAACCATTCTTCTCAAATGGCTGCTTTGGATTACATTGTCTCCGTTGAGAGCGATATATTTATTCCTTCGTACTCTGGAAACATGGCAAGGGCAGTTGAAGGTCATCGTCGATTCCTTGGACATAGGAAAACTATTTCCCCTGACAG gAAAGCCCTTGTTCACCTTTTTGACAAAATAGAGCAGGGAACACTGAAGGAAGGCAGAAAGCTTTCCACTCGCGTTATTGAACTCCACAAACGACG GCAAGGGTCCCCAAGGAAGAGAAAAGGGCCCATTTCAGGAACAAGGGGCACCGATAGGTTTCGGTCGGaagaagcattttatgtgaacccTTTACCGGATTGTTTGTGTCACAAGGCATCGTTTACATTGAATACATCTGTTATGATACAGTAG